The genomic region tgttctgtttcttcggactcattcTGTATACAatgatttcttatgaaattatttttattatatcaataatcgtaaaataaaaacctggaaccggtcattttgtcGTCTTTTGTTGTCCGtgatggtaggttcagtgttaaacttTTCTCTTTATCCACCAGTGCAAGTCTGCGGAAGCGTCTACATTAATTATCAATTAAGCTGTTTGCAGAACGCAAAGTTTCGCAAAGTGCAAGCAAATTTATAGTAACCGGAACCGATTTCCTGTGGTATTTTAAGCGGAACCGCCATTGAGATACTGTCGCAAGTCGAAACAGTCGATATGCTTCAATGACACTTTAAATTGCGCAGCCCTTCTAGGAAACCGAACGGTGATACGGGTTCTGAGCACAATCCTCGGCTAGATAGAAAGTGAATTGGTTAATCATCGTATTTCTCTTTGCATAAGAACCATCAATTGTTCCGGAACACTTGCGGAAGAGTTTCTTCGATAATCGATTGGCTCCGCACTCGGTCAAATGTTACATTTGTACTTTCCGTGCCCAATTTATTTGACATGCCGTGATAATTTCGATCCGCGGTGGTTTTCCTGgattaatatttcaatttaaaacgaATCAGGTGTTAAGATCACCAGATTACCATTTCTTAGATTCGAAATTCATTGACTTCAGTGaaacttaattattttaattagccTACCTTTATTTAGAATCTACAATAGGATTGAAAgcgtaattaatagactgctgatctttatacaaaataaaaatcgttcgcCTCAATGACAAGGGACAGAAAATAGAatagccaaatagaaatttgtttctaCCTTTAATAATAACTGTACATATAATTTCTCCATCTCGTGTAGTGATTTTTGTCAGAAGTGCGTAAAATTCGCAGCCTAATAATTAGTATCATAAATCTCGACTTCTCAATTCTTGTTTCATGAAATAAATCGctttaattttatttgatttttccGGTTACTGGATAGAcggcgaacgtgttaaaaatatgaaacatatttttcgCCGATGCATTTTTAATCAAGTTTATTTAGGATCTTTCTCATTCTTTTTCTCctgtataaaaaatatgaatctGAAACGCGAGGCTGGAAGTTTCTGCACGAAAAAATAATAACTCCGTTTTTTATCGGCGTTTTGTTTCTGTCCGATGGAGCATGCTTACAACCAACGAGGAAAAATTAATCTCCGCCCGAGGTATGCGCAGGAAGatatacatttttctttttgctTCGCGTCTATCCAAGATCGTACCTCGGACACTCGCGTGTATACTCCAGGATATCCTTGTCTGGCGCATTCGTTAGCACCCCAGGATACGATACCAATTTGAACGCCATTAAGTACTAAAGGTCCTCCTGAGTCGCCCTGTAATGTTGCGTGTAAAGATTATTATCTATACCAGGAAAGCAGCTTCGATATCAAAATTTCGTAAAACAATAGAAGCATACAAAATCGAAGGAGAAAATCTGGGACATTGTTTGCTCTAAACTCTTGAAAGATAACATCACGGACGAATTATCTGTGAAGTTTACGATAAAAGCGTCGTTCACAGATAATACTGGCGAAAATAGTACTTTCCCGATAATAATATTATGACATTTCTCACGATTTTAATGAACGTAATATAATCGATCAAAGTGATTCAATTATGAGCATTATCTAATTGGATTTGATCTGATATTATCTTCTTTTCGTCAGATATGAATCTGACGATTTACGGGGTGAGTTACCTAACATTTTCACTGCAAacatacacagggtgtcccaaaatttctgTTACACGGGATATCTCTTTATCcatcgtatttagaaaaaatacttccaatgaaatttATATGGTTATCAAAGCTCTATAGAAGGGTgcatttcttaaatattttatttgacgtgtTGAGGGGCATTTTAAGGCCGTTACTTCTTTAAATGAaaacatattttgttttattacaCTAACTTATTCTATGAGAAAAAACAAGTAAGTTTTATTCGAAACGTTTTTGAATTCGACAACAACTTTTTAAGTTATTCAATGATGAAGACACCAGAAGAAGTGTAATAGGccagcgctctctctctctctctctctcctgattTCATGTCATTAGACTCTGCACTTCTTCTGGTGTCTTTATCATTGAATAACTTAAAAAGTTGTTGTCGAATTCAAAAACGTTTCGAATAAAACTTACTTGTTTTTTCTCATACAATAAGATggtgtaataaaaaattgatgtctccatttaaaaaagtgaacttgaccttaaaatgaccttcaacacgtcgaataaaatattttaaaaatgcacCTTTCTATACAGCTTTCaaaaccatacaaatttcattggaagtatttttttataaatacgaTGGATAATTAGTTGGAATTTAGTTTTTTTATTATCTATCACGCTATCGTAAAGGAATCATATTGTTCTATTTAAAAGAAATACCGATCACCTTGAAatcttattaaaaaaattacttaaacaaATGTTTTGTTTACCATTACATGTGCGCCTTAAAATAGGGTAACTTCGTCCTGAGTAGTTTTTTCATAGGACCGTAAATACAAAACCTATTTTCGGGTGTTCCCATTTATATGGTCCGCCCTGTACATTCGTTTTAGTAACGCTAGACAATGTTCATTTAAGTGGAGCAATTGTGATGAGATAGGAGATTTTTTCAGGTCGATTTTTGATATGCTAACGGATTTTGATTAGTATAACGTTGCAGTTCATGAAAAGACCAACGCAATCAGTTAGTTATACAgggttttccattaaaaactgttATACTAAATTATAAAAACGCTGCCTTtttacaattaacaattttttaccattgtaTTAACCTTGTGTCGAAAAATGCTAATGCTAATCTTAAAAAAATGCTAATCTTCACAAATAAAAATAGCGCGAAATTTAAAATGCTCTTATTGCAAGACCCTTTACATAGAGCTATTCTTCAACACGTATGGCTTAACTTTCGAAAACGATGCTCATGCTTCCGGTAGTCAAATATGGTTCCATTCGTGTAAATATTGAAATCTTTTCGTGTCGTTAAAAACAAGAGTGATATTTCCAATGAAAATGTTAAATGATGCACCCAGTATATACTATATTTGATTTTCCTTTCGTGTGGTCATTGTCGAATCAATATTATTCGTGATTTAGATATTATCTTCCGGATTATTATCGAAGGAATAATAGGAATCTTCTGAAGTATCTTTGAGAGTTCCAGGAACATACATATAATCAGTAGATACAACTAACAACTGATACAAATGTACAATAATCACTATTTATTAAACTCAAGAAGGTTGTTTTCAATGAATTGACATCAAGTTTCATCTAGCGTTAATAAATACGAACTACGAACCTTCAatacgaaaatgaaaatattgggtCGAAAAGAaaattcgtagcgttttcacaacgcgagaagttacctcgaaaatggcaaaaagttttacaacagaatggaaaatatgttattgaatgaaTCTGTATAATTAATTATCTGAATTttagttttcaattttaatttacaaacgttaCGAACTTTCGCTCCAACTCAATATTAAGAAGAATAATTTAAGCACGTAAAAGGCTAAAAAAAACATgataataatagaaaaaattgatagaggaaaaaatcatatgTCATAATAGCCTAACCTAACTTCTTAAGATCTTATTTttatgcaccgatgcacccgccaggtgcaattgcactttattctttaatgcaacccaatTTTCTTGTCAAACATGTAGATCCCTTTTAttaagtataaataattatttctactAGTAAtagtagaaaataaatttctattaaacCCTGTTTATTACATTGAAAGTTTCATACTGTGTGAAAGTATTAATTACAATATAGATGAACTGTTGGTAATAAATTGGTTTTCATATTTGTatatcaataaaatataattaaacgcAAACATTTGTTATTGATCGAAATTGAGCGGTTTACGAAAATTAACTTTCAAATGGATTTTTAAAGGAAACTTCAAAAATGGTGCAACTCTCAATTGATACCCGCTTTTACCAAATTGGGAAATGaaaatcaattattttatattgcagCGTCGAAAAGGTAGTGAAATGATAAATATCTATTTAAATCTTCAAATACTTTCATCAATGGAAATTGATAATTATCACCACCACTTTAATAACTGTCattctaaaaataaaatcaggTGAATAACGATCGACATGATTGAAATACAGATCTAACCCAGTATTAGTAATTCATGATAACACAAACAAATGTTTCCAGTTCCATAAGAGTAGATCTTTTCGTGCACTTCACTTTACTTTGTCTAATATTTTTGTTACtgtttttttcattacttttctatttaatttttgccatatcttcttgttttatataaaatactctTTATCTAGAATCGTATCCTACCTGCTTACGTTTCTCGAATAGGTACCGAACTGAAAACGTTACGCTAAAGTGAACCTCGGTTTTCATCGTAGCCACAATTCATACCACAGTATTAGGGACATTTCTAGTGATTTTTGTACCGCAGTAATAAGCTCCTCCTTCGCTTTAACGTACGTAATGCTGAGGGCTCAATTAGTTATTAGAAAGGTAAGAGaagtttcattttatatatttaatgtatcgaagtaggtatctaaataataattaaatgtttCTCTATGCAAAAATGTGAACAATAGTCCTTTtgtgatcgagatagaagaaaaatggtcttatttttacgttttatAAAGAATGTGTATTCTAATCCTGAGatcataaaaatatgagaatgattgacaattttttTTGCCTCgtcaacgagaatacattctcatagACAACGGTCATTTCTCATTGCGAAGAAccgaatacattctcattgaattgtacaaatttattcagggtaaatatttaattttacgtaCTTTAATCTGATTGGAAACAGTACCGCAGGAAAACGTACActcgcagtaataggtacatttacttTTTCTTGGGAAAAAGGTGTCCCTTGCTGATTTATATTTTACCGTGCACTATACTGTGGTCGGCAAAGATAGATTGAAGGATCCTTACCTGGCAACTGCCCTGGCTACCTTGTAGACTGCCAGCGCACAGCATCGCTTGGGTCACATCCTTGTGCTGGGCGGCGAAGATCTTCCTGCAAGTGTTTTGATCAACGACGGGAGCCGTCAGGGTTTGCAAGTTACTCGAGATCGAGCCGCTAACCTGCAAGTGATTGCATATTACACCAGGCGATTTCGAACGGCAATCTGACCAAGTCGCAGGCTAGTGGGACAGTGCAAACGCGAGAGCGCCGGTAGCCGATGCGACGAATGTTTGCCGTTACGACCGTACATTGTCGACCGATCGACAAACAAACCTTAATGTTTACGCGAGTTCGCAGTGGGTAATCAGTTTCGGGAAACGTTACCGTTGACCGAAGCATCGTGCCACCGTCAAACACGGTTTACCTATGCAACAGCTGTCAAAACGATCTACATAGAGTGATCCAGACGAAAAACTTACCGACGTGAAGCCCCATCCTGTTACCACAGCGGCACTTCCGGGCTGCACAGCGCTGTTCGAAGACGCCAACTTGATCGGTTTTGCTTTAGCATCCATCTTTATCGGCGTCGGTAGCTACAATAATTGTATCATTCTCAATATCCGATCATGACCGCCGGTTAAATGGTCGGTTTCAGAAACTGTTCCTTGCATAACCAGAGATTTTTGCCTTTCTACTATAAACTTTTACCttttcctatgttatccagtagacTCGGACGAGAAGATGAGAGAAATTCAAGCTTCTCAATCCtgcaggatcaatggttcaaaagttataaatgtttaaagttgagtaatttctagcgtttttgacaggTTAGCGCCGCCATGTTGTGTGCAGTGACGGTTGCGCGCCGCTTATGTCGATCACGTAGATTGTAGATTTCCAAAGCCTAATTCATTATTGGCATTACCGCGTGCTTGTGCTTTATGACTGTCTCAGAAACActgaaaatcgctcaactttgacATTTAATTTAACAGCCTTAACAGCAACTTTAACAGCCTATGAAATGGTACGCGCCTGAGCAGCTCCGAGCACTAGGGCCGatccggggagcgagacgcatAGTCTCCGattctcggccgtcgcgagtaaaaaTTTCCGAGCGCTGACATAGGACATAGGAAAAAGACAAAAATTGATTGGAGACAGGCAACAAAatctggttacgcaaggaaaagagcaGCCGTACAGTTTCATTCGTGGGAAATGATTAAATAACTGTCTTTAGCGCAGAGCTCTAAATTACAGCTCTATTATTAAGTTTCTTAATACAAATAAGTTCAAACTTGTGTTGTTGTACTAAATAGTAAACCAAATTTAATAAGAATTTCAATACATCACAATCAACcaatcttttatttcatctttatAGCACAAGGTTCACCTTTACGGCACAGCTTACCGTACACTTCTTTAAAATTGTGGTACTAACTATAACTGTATTTGTTctaaataagaaatacaatgctTATAATAAgctcaatttttgttttaattgtgAGTAAAAGTGTACACGAAATTTACATAGTAACAATCTCATAGTTTTATAGTAGCAAAATTCCACAACTAACACAGAATAGTAGAATCTAGCTTCAGTTTGATTAGTTtcattctaataataatattttatgaatGCGAGATTATTTACAGTGACATTGCACAAACACAGAATGGAGATTATCAGTGATATAATAATAGAAGATTACCACTATCTTATCCGTCTTTACCATTACTGAAAATAATCACGTGAATTATTAGAAAGATATTCTCGTGATCCAATTGTTAGAATAAGTTActagtaaattgcagaatgtgtgtgtgtgtatacatgtatgacaaaaataagcAGGCAAACTACAAGATTCTAAAAACaacagaaaaatttaaaaacactgttatatcACTTCggacttattaaaatgattaattagagaaataactttttatttaacttctatttcctgtaattatCTTGGAAAGTGTTTACAGTAAAGGATCGATCTAAGAAGAACCCATGGGTCCGTGctatttcttagatcgtacagttctaCTACTTTCTTTTTACCTCGCCGATCGCGCCGAACGTAAAAAGACAGCGCGTGCTGAAGGCGCACTACATACCGTCCATTAAACCGAGAAATATAGTTCAAATTATaccgtgtttagtgtcattttaataagaaaaataccACAAATAACTTGGTGacagtcccataaaaaatattgaaaaataaagaagtatcgtaattggattagtagtagtTCACACCGTTACACGTACGCCCCGCAGTGGAGTAGACATTTGTTTTCCTTAAATGGTACAGTTGctgttttcttagatcaaatatttattgtatgtattttgcagaaaagtccgcagtctattaattgagTCATTCGTTCACGGaattaattgtataaaataagaaGTAGAGACAATTgatgaaaaaatatattgtttgaTCGTTTTAAgccttaagggagtagactcgattttccaggattgcaagggtttgggatgcgccttcttatttctcgataatgcaaagatggggtttttcagtaatcaaaagcgctagataaaagatcgccctcaaaagtcctacttttacgtttacgaggcgtaatttgcattattcggaagcatacagctgcggaTGTAGCtactttcataaagctgcgacagttacatgctaccgaataatgcgaattacgcctcgtaaacgtaaaaataggccTTCTGTGGGCTATCGCGGCCTagactgatcttttatctagcgcttttgactactgaaaacccccattgcattatcgagaaatgagaaggcgcatcccacacCATTGCAATCCTGGAGAAACAAGTCTAGCCCcttcaaaaaattttaaatgtaaaatGTTAAGCATTAA from Lasioglossum baleicum chromosome 2, iyLasBale1, whole genome shotgun sequence harbors:
- the LOC143217686 gene encoding trypsin-7-like, giving the protein MYDDDSYEYDVALIKLPTPIKMDAKAKPIKLASSNSAVQPGSAAVVTGWGFTSVSGSISSNLQTLTAPVVDQNTCRKIFAAQHKDVTQAMLCAGSLQGSQGSCQGDSGGPLVLNGVQIGIVSWGANECARQGYPGVYTRVSEVRSWIDAKQKEKCISSCAYLGRRLIFPRWL